One segment of Bacillus alkalisoli DNA contains the following:
- a CDS encoding sigma-70 family RNA polymerase sigma factor, which translates to MMHSLLALFKQNGLHTYEKLVVKEQEKLYKIAYSYVKNEHDSLDIVQESILKGYKNFYSLKEKKYFSTWITRITIHTSIDFVRRQNREVTVELQDFMYKEEKMQQQITSRMDLEKVFDRLNTEQKTIILLRFYKNYSIKEIADFLNKPEGSVKSKLHRTLAQMRSELEKDDSYEA; encoded by the coding sequence ATGATGCACAGTTTACTAGCTTTGTTTAAACAAAATGGACTTCATACATATGAAAAATTAGTCGTAAAAGAGCAAGAGAAATTGTATAAAATCGCCTACTCCTATGTGAAAAATGAACATGATTCCCTTGATATTGTCCAAGAATCTATATTAAAGGGGTATAAAAATTTTTACAGCTTAAAGGAGAAAAAATACTTTTCGACTTGGATTACTAGAATAACCATCCATACATCCATCGATTTTGTAAGAAGGCAAAATCGTGAAGTAACCGTAGAATTACAGGATTTTATGTATAAAGAGGAAAAAATGCAACAACAAATTACGAGTAGAATGGATCTCGAAAAAGTTTTTGATAGGTTAAATACGGAGCAAAAAACAATCATACTACTACGATTTTATAAAAATTATTCCATTAAAGAGATAGCAGATTTTCTAAATAAGCCAGAAGGATCCGTAAAATCTAAATTACATAGAACACTTGCACAAATGAGGTCAGAATTAGAAAAGGATGATTCTTATGAAGCATGA
- a CDS encoding ABC transporter permease family protein, with protein MIKVLLKSMIHQKNIMVSFMIGVVLITTIIPLSITTLKETMVKIEDDITKYARGSYDILVRPAGARTLVETELGIVEENYLSYGNGGISLDEWEIIKGMEDIEIAAPVSSLGYFTGESKSFATWMPTQSSRVSATFFTWDGVNEYVINEEESNVGTLIEQEEIPLHTPPFFAFSSGNARFSDEAPPTFLLPNTFHLLVGIDPISEEELTGIAFASLLDDLDSAQKQFYEFAGETPIINVMNLTDPQVPLGAELEWETLDITKVQTEEWKKELGLAEGESFYTLEYEKIEKMHQMLLQYPHLDESTFKKYFNDEVKPFQYKTFQLNEDLSINDDYDNYHGDKGNVTFYSISPIHYELTQSNLYVTKKGNENGVPVYREINKSGGTFAELGYEIPFVFHPTGEYTIKEFEADLSSSPLGIYQLAPVELIKDSNGTEVAPPKELTSTIYPGSFVSSPAHGVITLQDAQLIKGDQPIDAIRVRIAGIIEYNKAAKVKIEEVATRLLELGFEVDVVAGSSYKEVPVMVEGVGTVIQPWTTLGAAASISENWSGTTILLMILFSITAFIYLVNRINFYLLMKKEEIALLHQFGWDSKKVKQLLFTELSILLVLSYIVSNSILVFLLETSRQVIFYHLLLTVLCYVLIVFLTVRNTRDHTTEPIRTSNLIKNTLKGKILPFPLKSILYFQSLLVSTFIQFALVSTLSIFVYLSLQTTMEQTTTTYLGKYVYFQISHFHYLIIISVFIFALISLVDSLSTLTVFRKDEVKLLSTIGWNDRKIVSSWSREVAIWSGIAIIFGHIMGVILFTLVFNFTIHHLLISFVSSVSFFSFTMVFSILYLRLLMNNRVRRVKYARCE; from the coding sequence ATGATAAAAGTATTGCTCAAATCAATGATCCATCAAAAAAATATTATGGTTTCCTTTATGATTGGTGTAGTTTTAATTACGACGATTATACCTCTATCTATTACAACACTCAAAGAAACAATGGTGAAGATTGAGGATGATATTACGAAGTATGCTAGAGGAAGTTACGATATATTAGTACGGCCTGCAGGTGCCCGTACTTTAGTGGAAACAGAGCTCGGAATTGTGGAAGAAAATTACTTATCCTATGGAAATGGTGGCATTTCTTTAGATGAGTGGGAAATCATTAAGGGAATGGAAGATATCGAAATAGCTGCCCCTGTATCCTCCCTCGGTTATTTTACTGGTGAAAGCAAATCCTTTGCTACATGGATGCCTACCCAATCTAGTAGAGTTTCTGCCACATTTTTCACGTGGGATGGTGTGAATGAATATGTAATCAACGAAGAAGAGTCTAATGTTGGTACATTAATTGAACAAGAAGAAATCCCGTTACATACCCCTCCGTTCTTTGCGTTTTCTAGTGGAAATGCAAGGTTTAGTGATGAGGCACCACCTACTTTCTTGTTGCCGAATACATTTCATTTGTTAGTTGGAATAGATCCGATAAGTGAGGAGGAGTTAACAGGTATAGCATTCGCTAGTTTACTAGATGACTTAGATAGCGCTCAAAAGCAATTTTATGAGTTTGCTGGTGAGACTCCGATCATTAATGTGATGAACCTTACCGATCCACAAGTGCCGCTCGGAGCAGAATTAGAGTGGGAGACTTTAGACATAACGAAGGTACAAACAGAGGAATGGAAAAAAGAATTAGGATTAGCAGAAGGTGAATCATTTTATACACTTGAATATGAAAAAATAGAAAAGATGCATCAAATGCTTCTGCAATACCCTCACCTAGATGAAAGCACATTTAAAAAATATTTTAATGATGAAGTAAAGCCGTTTCAATATAAAACATTTCAACTTAACGAAGACCTATCTATTAATGATGATTACGATAACTATCATGGCGATAAAGGGAACGTTACCTTCTATTCTATTTCACCCATTCATTATGAACTCACTCAAAGTAATCTATATGTAACAAAAAAAGGTAACGAAAATGGAGTGCCAGTTTATAGAGAAATAAATAAATCTGGAGGGACTTTCGCTGAACTTGGTTACGAGATTCCATTTGTGTTTCATCCAACTGGAGAATACACCATAAAAGAATTTGAAGCCGACTTATCTTCCAGTCCATTAGGTATCTATCAATTAGCGCCAGTTGAGCTTATTAAAGATTCTAATGGTACGGAAGTGGCACCTCCGAAAGAGCTAACTTCAACCATTTATCCTGGAAGCTTTGTCTCTTCACCTGCTCACGGAGTCATCACTTTACAAGATGCACAACTCATTAAAGGGGACCAACCTATTGACGCGATAAGGGTTAGGATTGCGGGGATAATAGAATATAATAAGGCAGCAAAAGTAAAAATAGAAGAAGTTGCCACACGCTTGCTGGAACTTGGTTTCGAAGTGGACGTTGTTGCTGGTTCTTCCTATAAAGAGGTACCCGTTATGGTGGAGGGGGTTGGTACCGTCATCCAACCGTGGACTACGTTAGGAGCAGCAGCTTCTATTAGTGAAAACTGGAGCGGAACGACGATTCTATTAATGATTCTGTTCTCCATAACTGCGTTCATTTACTTAGTTAACAGAATTAATTTCTACTTATTAATGAAAAAAGAAGAAATAGCTCTATTACATCAATTTGGTTGGGATAGCAAAAAAGTAAAACAACTTTTATTTACAGAGTTAAGTATTTTACTTGTTTTATCCTATATTGTTTCAAATAGTATCTTGGTTTTTCTATTAGAAACTAGCAGACAAGTCATTTTTTATCATTTATTATTAACGGTTCTTTGTTATGTTCTTATTGTTTTCCTAACAGTTAGAAATACGAGGGACCATACGACAGAGCCAATTCGTACTAGCAATCTGATCAAGAACACTCTGAAGGGAAAAATATTACCTTTTCCACTTAAGAGTATTCTATACTTTCAATCACTTTTAGTTTCAACGTTTATCCAATTTGCATTAGTAAGTACACTATCAATCTTTGTCTATCTGTCTCTTCAAACTACGATGGAGCAAACAACGACAACCTATCTTGGTAAATATGTATATTTTCAAATTAGTCACTTTCACTATCTAATTATTATAAGTGTATTCATTTTTGCTCTCATTTCGTTAGTTGATTCTTTAAGTACATTGACAGTGTTTAGAAAAGATGAGGTGAAATTGTTATCAACCATTGGTTGGAATGATCGTAAAATAGTAAGTAGTTGGAGTAGAGAAGTAGCCATATGGTCAGGTATAGCAATAATTTTTGGACATATAATGGGAGTAATTTTATTTACACTGGTATTCAATTTTACTATTCATCATTTATTAATTTCATTCGTATCTAGTGTGTCCTTTTTTAGCTTTACGATGGTATTTTCAATATTGTACTTAAGATTATTGATGAATAATAGGGTAAGAAGGGTGAAGTATGCTAGATGTGAGTAA
- a CDS encoding DUF4179 domain-containing protein: protein MKHDIEKDIKKMFEDIPIPKEKLNATVQESLSTITMNKKYKERKKQRWMVSIASIFVIGLVSILLQVFISEQNQAEKEEQPNSIFLQTGDAGLVKMVKDGKVKKFNLTATHEHVKVTLEEAFYDKNRLAVSYKVESNSEMKEDIQFSWRIDGTLINQNTVLEHKWNIEPNKSYSSIIEIDPNQVSGNKIELVMHSSKDLTRTWSFQFELEQDSEYISFTPVKKMVNQFSNFELIMAKVSPSIIKVEAELVVVNKEKIDMNKLDYSLAVTGIDHEGVEVKTEYIQLSASLIRSKRNLIDGEYKWVETIHLQGKFEPMDYVQVLKIVPYLHEKQNTLDEFLIEVNR, encoded by the coding sequence ATGAAGCATGATATAGAAAAAGATATAAAGAAAATGTTTGAGGATATACCGATTCCAAAGGAGAAGCTAAATGCTACCGTTCAAGAATCTTTAAGTACTATTACAATGAACAAAAAGTACAAAGAAAGAAAAAAACAGCGATGGATGGTTTCTATAGCCTCTATTTTCGTCATTGGATTGGTCAGTATTTTACTCCAAGTATTTATAAGTGAACAAAATCAAGCCGAAAAGGAAGAGCAGCCCAACAGTATTTTTCTCCAAACAGGAGATGCTGGTCTTGTGAAAATGGTGAAAGATGGGAAAGTAAAAAAGTTCAATCTAACAGCAACTCACGAACATGTGAAAGTTACACTAGAAGAGGCATTCTATGACAAAAACCGTTTAGCCGTAAGTTATAAAGTAGAGTCTAATTCTGAAATGAAAGAAGATATTCAATTTAGTTGGAGAATCGATGGAACGCTTATAAACCAAAATACTGTTCTAGAACATAAATGGAACATAGAGCCGAATAAAAGTTATTCTTCCATTATAGAAATAGATCCAAATCAAGTGAGTGGAAACAAAATCGAATTGGTTATGCACAGTTCGAAAGATTTAACGAGAACTTGGTCCTTTCAATTTGAGTTAGAACAAGATAGCGAGTATATATCTTTTACGCCCGTAAAGAAAATGGTCAATCAATTTTCTAATTTTGAATTAATAATGGCAAAGGTGTCGCCTTCTATCATAAAAGTTGAGGCTGAACTTGTAGTTGTAAATAAAGAAAAAATAGATATGAACAAGCTGGATTATTCACTTGCCGTAACTGGTATAGATCATGAGGGCGTAGAAGTAAAGACGGAATACATTCAATTAAGTGCGAGCTTAATAAGGTCTAAGAGAAACCTTATAGACGGGGAATATAAGTGGGTGGAAACCATTCATTTACAAGGGAAGTTTGAACCTATGGATTATGTTCAAGTATTGAAGATTGTTCCATACTTACATGAAAAACAAAATACTTTAGATGAGTTTTTAATAGAGGTAAATCGTTAA
- the rlmD gene encoding 23S rRNA (uracil(1939)-C(5))-methyltransferase RlmD has translation MKNEKTANRKPRPNPNNNKQSNVKLDKGQTFPLTIKRLGINGEGVGYFKKSVVFVKGALPGEEVVAEATNIQRNFAEAKVKRIRKKSAHRVEPPCPVYEQCGGCQLQHLDYNEQLNMKRDIVIQSLERHTKLNISKLDIRQTIGMEDPWHYRNKSQFQVGLQKEKVIAGLYGEGSHRLINISECAVQHQDTTDVTNTVKQTLQDLNVPIYNERTGKGLVRTIMTRVGFQTGEIQVVLITAKKELPKKELLVEEINKRLPKVKSIIQNINGQKTSLIFGEEIIHLSGEQVIQETLGDISFELSARAFFQLNPVQTVKLYDEVKKAAALTGQEKIVDAYCGVGTIGLWLAPNAKEVRGMDVIPESIEDANKNAKRHGYDNMLYVAGKAEKWMPKWVKEGWKPDVVVVDPPRTGCDEKLLQTILQVKPKKVVYVSCNPSTLAKDIQFLSKTYKVDYIQPVDMFPQTAHVEAVVRLSVK, from the coding sequence ATGAAAAACGAGAAAACTGCCAATCGTAAACCAAGGCCAAACCCAAACAACAACAAACAATCCAATGTAAAACTAGATAAGGGCCAAACATTTCCGCTTACTATTAAACGTCTCGGCATTAATGGAGAAGGTGTAGGCTATTTTAAAAAGTCCGTCGTCTTTGTAAAAGGAGCATTACCAGGTGAAGAAGTAGTTGCAGAAGCAACGAACATTCAGCGCAACTTCGCAGAGGCAAAAGTAAAGCGTATCCGTAAAAAGTCCGCGCATCGAGTGGAACCACCTTGTCCAGTGTACGAACAATGCGGAGGCTGCCAACTACAACACTTAGATTACAATGAGCAACTGAACATGAAACGCGATATCGTCATTCAATCGCTAGAACGCCACACAAAACTAAATATCTCTAAACTAGATATTAGACAAACGATCGGCATGGAAGATCCGTGGCATTACCGCAACAAGAGTCAATTCCAAGTTGGCTTACAAAAAGAGAAAGTCATCGCAGGTCTTTACGGAGAAGGTTCACATCGTTTAATCAACATTTCCGAATGTGCAGTCCAACACCAAGACACAACCGATGTAACGAACACGGTAAAACAAACTCTGCAAGATTTGAATGTTCCTATATATAATGAACGCACCGGCAAAGGCCTTGTGCGCACCATCATGACACGCGTTGGATTTCAAACTGGCGAAATTCAAGTCGTTCTCATTACAGCGAAAAAAGAATTGCCAAAAAAAGAACTTCTAGTAGAAGAAATTAATAAGCGCTTACCAAAAGTGAAAAGCATCATCCAAAACATAAATGGCCAAAAAACATCTCTTATTTTTGGTGAAGAGATTATTCATCTAAGTGGTGAACAGGTCATTCAAGAGACATTAGGCGATATTTCATTCGAACTAAGTGCCCGTGCATTCTTCCAGTTAAACCCTGTTCAAACAGTGAAATTATATGACGAAGTAAAAAAAGCAGCCGCATTAACAGGGCAAGAAAAAATTGTCGATGCTTATTGTGGAGTTGGAACAATCGGATTGTGGCTCGCGCCAAATGCAAAAGAAGTCCGCGGCATGGACGTTATTCCTGAATCCATCGAAGACGCAAACAAGAATGCCAAACGCCACGGCTACGACAACATGCTCTACGTAGCAGGCAAAGCCGAAAAATGGATGCCAAAATGGGTAAAAGAAGGTTGGAAACCAGACGTGGTAGTGGTCGATCCACCAAGAACAGGGTGTGATGAAAAGCTACTGCAAACTATTTTGCAGGTGAAGCCGAAGAAAGTCGTGTATGTTTCTTGTAATCCTTCAACGTTGGCGAAGGATATTCAGTTTTTGAGTAAAACATACAAAGTTGATTACATCCAACCAGTAGACATGTTCCCTCAAACGGCACACGTAGAAGCGGTTGTGAGATTATCAGTGAAATAA
- a CDS encoding ABC transporter ATP-binding protein: protein MITVTDLNHGYFMGNNYIPVLESISFTIRKGEWTSILGASGTGKSTLLNCLGGLDIPKNGSVHINGVLTGESTPAQLQKLRREKIGFVFQDFRLLPQYNVLDNVCFPLLPYKKHKAILERANDLLQEVGMSHRLKHLPSELSGGEKQRVAIARALINNPAILICDEPTGNLDIENRDRIMDVFSSIHKLGHTLIVATHDKEIAKKGDKQLFLQNRQLALDVVV from the coding sequence ATGATTACAGTGACAGATTTAAATCACGGTTACTTTATGGGAAACAATTACATTCCGGTGTTAGAAAGTATTTCTTTCACGATTAGAAAGGGAGAATGGACAAGTATTCTTGGAGCATCTGGCACTGGGAAATCTACCTTATTAAATTGTTTAGGAGGATTGGATATTCCTAAAAATGGCAGTGTTCATATCAATGGTGTATTAACGGGGGAAAGTACACCAGCCCAATTGCAAAAGTTAAGAAGAGAAAAAATTGGGTTCGTCTTCCAAGATTTTCGTCTGCTTCCACAATATAATGTTCTAGACAATGTGTGTTTTCCATTACTACCTTATAAAAAGCACAAAGCTATTCTGGAACGAGCTAACGATTTGTTACAAGAAGTAGGTATGTCGCATCGGCTAAAACACCTGCCAAGTGAATTATCGGGAGGGGAAAAGCAAAGAGTAGCAATAGCGAGAGCTTTAATTAATAATCCGGCTATTTTAATTTGTGACGAGCCTACAGGAAATCTTGATATAGAAAATAGGGATCGAATAATGGATGTTTTTTCGAGCATCCATAAACTTGGTCATACCTTAATTGTCGCAACCCATGATAAAGAAATTGCAAAAAAAGGGGATAAACAGCTTTTCCTTCAAAATAGACAGCTAGCATTGGATGTTGTTGTATGA
- a CDS encoding DUF4097 domain-containing protein, protein MRKLFIFVLILLALFVVYESGNFAKLSWNPWSTGSGTDSAKVSGVDLIEVDASGVGVTIVPQKGDSVEAKLEGKGSVTVKKKGSTIMVDYERERSFRWFSFKNNKVRVYIPEDYSESIALNSGAGNINFEGRSAAEPFQLDRLTLKVGAGNITLKNIEAESFEGNISAGNVRADYLVVGSGKFDLKSGNVNVKKYVGPLEAKVTSGNFTMEMAKLTGDVSVKVTSGRMDLELPKDADFTLNGKVTSGKVSVRHPMTIEKESRTEVAGTNGDGTFSVDVQVTSGSMTIR, encoded by the coding sequence ATGAGGAAGTTGTTTATATTTGTGCTTATACTGCTTGCGCTTTTTGTTGTGTATGAGTCAGGGAATTTTGCGAAACTATCGTGGAACCCATGGTCTACAGGGAGTGGAACAGATAGCGCAAAGGTAAGTGGAGTGGATTTAATCGAAGTAGACGCTTCTGGTGTTGGTGTGACGATTGTGCCGCAAAAAGGGGATTCGGTTGAGGCCAAGTTAGAAGGGAAAGGTAGTGTTACCGTTAAGAAAAAAGGCAGTACAATTATGGTGGATTATGAGCGTGAGCGTTCGTTTCGTTGGTTTAGTTTTAAGAACAATAAGGTTAGGGTGTATATTCCAGAAGATTATAGTGAAAGTATTGCGCTTAATTCTGGGGCAGGAAATATAAATTTTGAAGGTAGGTCTGCAGCAGAGCCGTTTCAACTTGATCGTTTGACGCTGAAAGTTGGCGCTGGGAATATTACGTTGAAAAATATTGAGGCGGAAAGCTTTGAAGGAAATATTTCTGCTGGGAATGTGCGAGCTGATTATCTCGTTGTTGGTAGTGGGAAATTTGACTTAAAGTCAGGGAACGTTAATGTGAAAAAGTATGTTGGACCACTTGAGGCAAAAGTGACTTCTGGTAATTTTACGATGGAGATGGCGAAGTTGACTGGCGATGTGTCGGTGAAGGTGACGAGCGGGCGGATGGATTTAGAGCTTCCTAAAGATGCAGATTTTACATTGAATGGGAAAGTGACGAGTGGGAAAGTTTCTGTGCGACACCCGATGACGATTGAGAAAGAGAGTCGTACGGAAGTTGCCGGGACAAATGGTGATGGTACGTTTTCTGTTGATGTGCAAGTGACGAGTGGGAGTATGACGATACGGTAA
- the pdaA gene encoding delta-lactam-biosynthetic de-N-acetylase, which produces MITLCLLLIIPIIPALTTEAAGYSNTSIHWGFKKSRNHEPADAGAQYNNLLKKHNAFYLGDTSKKEIFLTFDNGYENGYTPQVLDILKEKKVPAAFFVTGYYLKDQPELIRRMAREGHTVGNHSWHHPDLTTVNDVRFRKELKMVKDEYEKITGLKEMRYIRPPRGIFSERTMAMANEEGYQHVFWSLAFVDWKTDQQKGWKYAYDNIMSQIHPGAIILLHTVSKDNADALGKVIDDLRKEGYEFKSLDHLTSPSAIPDPMLDILGTKIKLKTR; this is translated from the coding sequence ATTATTACGTTATGCTTACTTCTTATCATACCAATCATACCAGCACTAACAACCGAAGCTGCCGGATATTCCAACACGTCTATCCACTGGGGTTTCAAAAAAAGTCGGAATCACGAACCAGCTGACGCTGGAGCTCAATACAACAATTTACTAAAAAAACATAACGCATTTTACTTAGGAGACACGTCCAAAAAAGAAATCTTCCTAACCTTTGATAACGGATACGAAAACGGCTATACACCACAAGTATTGGACATATTAAAAGAGAAAAAAGTGCCAGCCGCCTTTTTTGTCACGGGATATTATTTAAAAGACCAACCTGAACTAATCAGAAGAATGGCTAGGGAAGGCCACACCGTCGGCAACCACTCCTGGCACCACCCAGATTTAACAACCGTTAATGATGTACGCTTCAGAAAAGAACTAAAAATGGTCAAAGATGAATACGAAAAAATTACCGGGCTTAAGGAAATGCGCTACATCCGACCACCACGTGGCATATTCAGCGAACGAACAATGGCAATGGCAAATGAAGAAGGTTACCAACACGTATTTTGGTCACTCGCTTTCGTTGATTGGAAAACAGATCAACAAAAAGGATGGAAGTATGCTTACGACAACATCATGTCGCAAATCCATCCAGGTGCTATTATCTTGCTACACACAGTCTCCAAAGACAACGCCGATGCACTTGGCAAAGTAATTGATGATTTACGAAAAGAAGGTTACGAATTCAAAAGCTTAGATCATTTAACATCACCATCAGCCATACCAGACCCAATGCTTGATATCCTTGGCACAAAAATAAAACTGAAAACTCGTTGA
- a CDS encoding GNAT family N-acetyltransferase: MNIRNAKATEITFIREQRLEAYKEYAKKLPEAHWKLLKRSILSETDMQDGVEIIVAEMDGKLVGSVVLFPPNLKAYEGYGDALEHSELRMLAVAPSLRGKGVASVLVAECINRTGWKGLFSIGLHTGEFMGNAIKLYEKFEFVRVPEHDFEPANDGIVVKAFR, translated from the coding sequence ATGAACATCCGTAATGCAAAAGCAACGGAAATAACATTCATTCGTGAACAGCGTTTAGAAGCTTATAAAGAATATGCAAAAAAACTACCAGAAGCCCATTGGAAATTATTAAAAAGATCCATCCTCTCCGAAACTGATATGCAAGATGGCGTCGAAATAATAGTTGCAGAAATGGATGGAAAATTAGTAGGAAGTGTAGTTTTATTTCCTCCAAATTTGAAAGCTTATGAAGGATATGGAGATGCTCTCGAACACTCAGAGCTACGAATGCTTGCCGTAGCACCATCTTTACGAGGAAAAGGAGTAGCTTCCGTTTTAGTGGCAGAATGTATTAACCGAACAGGATGGAAAGGCTTATTTTCCATTGGCCTACATACTGGAGAGTTCATGGGAAACGCCATAAAGCTATATGAAAAATTCGAGTTTGTTCGAGTACCGGAGCATGATTTTGAACCTGCCAATGATGGGATTGTTGTGAAGGCTTTTCGCTAA
- a CDS encoding DNA-3-methyladenine glycosylase family protein, with translation MYTYNRKLTGPYNFDQVLNRLAMDPLNEVSLENKEVKVPLLEKNAPLLVKIKAIGTFADPEFVISSEAILPQHVQDKIERTFHWDRALHEIQAHFANTNLAPIFKQHEGTPIVLDYEPYNCLIKCFIHQQLNLKFAHTLTERFVHTFGFQHEGVWFYPTPEKIAALDYEDLTSMQFSRRKAEYIIDTSRLIASGELPLDEIVLKSDEEIMKTLIKVRGIGPWTVQNLLLFGLGRPNLFPLADIGIQNALKKLFDLPNKPTQEEMLEWTKDWEPYLSYASLYLWRSIE, from the coding sequence ATGTATACTTACAACCGCAAACTAACAGGACCATACAACTTTGACCAAGTATTAAACCGACTAGCAATGGATCCACTAAATGAAGTAAGTTTGGAAAACAAAGAGGTCAAAGTCCCTCTTTTAGAAAAAAACGCACCACTCCTCGTGAAGATTAAAGCGATAGGCACGTTCGCAGACCCAGAATTCGTCATCTCTAGTGAAGCCATCCTGCCCCAACACGTTCAAGATAAAATTGAGCGCACCTTCCATTGGGACAGAGCCCTTCACGAAATTCAAGCTCATTTTGCTAACACAAACCTAGCCCCCATTTTCAAACAGCATGAAGGTACCCCAATTGTGTTAGACTATGAACCATACAACTGTTTAATAAAATGCTTCATCCATCAACAACTAAACTTAAAATTCGCTCACACTTTAACAGAGCGTTTTGTCCATACATTCGGCTTTCAACACGAAGGAGTCTGGTTTTACCCTACACCAGAGAAAATTGCTGCCCTAGATTACGAGGATTTAACTTCAATGCAGTTCAGCCGTCGAAAAGCGGAATATATCATTGATACTTCTCGATTGATCGCAAGCGGGGAGCTACCTCTTGACGAGATTGTTCTAAAATCAGACGAAGAAATAATGAAAACGCTCATTAAAGTCCGTGGCATCGGCCCATGGACAGTTCAAAATTTACTATTGTTCGGTTTAGGAAGACCAAATCTTTTCCCGCTAGCAGATATCGGTATTCAAAATGCCTTGAAAAAACTGTTTGATTTACCAAACAAACCAACGCAAGAAGAAATGCTAGAGTGGACAAAAGACTGGGAACCATACTTAAGTTACGCTTCCCTTTACTTATGGAGAAGCATTGAATAG